From one Triticum urartu cultivar G1812 chromosome 3, Tu2.1, whole genome shotgun sequence genomic stretch:
- the LOC125547447 gene encoding disease resistance protein Pik-2-like isoform X1: protein MERATQSLVSNVGQLMANEFWLLRAVGSEVGELRDELATMNAVLRMQSETEDGAVDHFIREWMKQVRELAYDADDCVDLYILRIKRRPSDGFLVRSKRLLATLFPRRLLAGSIRTLRARAIAISERHARYSASCQALRPSASFAPVPAVWAESAQALRPPDTDDPDQFVGIQEQAKTLVAMMEKEKDDKLQVFSIAGFGGLGKTTLAMEVCRQLEAKFDRQAQVSVSQAFDGGNDLRALLKRVLEQIVTVKSKNEKVTEEEEKQDSVGDIDGMDVEKLTSTLKEQLKDKRYLIVIDDVWTIAAWAAILSKLPKTTCGSRIIVTTRIDSVAKECSGGSVGKYYSIKPLNLEDSEKLFIRRAFGPKSTSCPGELKAAMDNILKKCNGLPLAIVSIGSLLASYSSPESSHMRETICRSIGAQMESNPTLVGMRKIITLSFNYLPHDLKRCMMYLCIFPEDYQISKDRLLRRWIAEGLIPEKRGLTLMETAEAYFNELVNRSMIDQAGCIVTYYNRVDVCQVHDMMLEVMVSKSLEANFVSLVGVQYEGMSYDIVRRLSVHDSENGGKYSQSERTATGRGMVNIIEGMNVQHVRSLTTFQYEGHKLLLDQLGKFKLLRVLDLEDCKDLLNKHLRYICKMYLLKFLSLRGTDISLLPPEVCNLE, encoded by the exons atggagcgcgCGACGCAGTCCCTTGTGAGCAATGTTGGGCAGCTGATGGCCAACGAGTTCTGGCTGCTCCGCGCCGTGGGCAGCGAGGTCGGCGAGCTGAGGGACGAGCTGGCCACCATGAACGCCGTCCTCCGGATGCAGTCCGAGACCGAGGACGGCGCCGTGGACCACTTCATCCGGGAGTGGATGAAGCAGGTGCGCGAGCTGGCCTACGACGCCGACGACTGCGTCGACCTCTACATACTCCGCATCAAGCGCCGCCCGAGCGACGGCTTCCTCGTCAGGTCCAAGCGCCTGCTCGCGACTCTTTTCCCTCGCCGTCTCCTCGCCGGCAGCATCAGGACCCTGCGCGCCCGAGCCATCGCCATCAGCGAGCGTCATGCTCGCTACAGCGCTAGCTGCCAGGCACTACGCCCCTCGGCCTCTTTTGCCCCTGTGCCGGCGGTGTGGGCGGAGTCGGCCCAGGCCCTTCGCCCTCCCGACACCGACGACCCTGATCAGTTCGTCGGCATCCAGGAGCAGGCCAAGACCCTGGTCGCCATGATGGAGAAAGAGAAAGATGACAAGCTCCAAGTTTTCTCCATTGCGGGGTTCGGAGGGCTAGGCAAGACCACGCTAGCCATGGAAGTTTGCCGGCAGCTGGAGGCCAAGTTCGACCGCCAAGCGCAAGTGTCCGTGTCTCAGGCGTTCGACGGCGGGAACGACCTGCGGGCACTGCTGAAGCGCGTTCTTGAGCAGATTGTCACCGTCAAGTCAAAGAATGAGAAAGTCACCGAGGAAGAAGAGAAACAGGATTCCGTGGGTGACATTGACGGAATGGATGTGGAGAAGCTCACCAGCACGCTCAAGGAACAACTCAAGGACAAAAG GTACCTTATTGTGATTGATGATGTATGGACAATAGCAGCGTGGGCTGCAATTCTGTCCAAATTACCAAAAACCACATGTGGCAGCAGAATCATTGTGACCACTCGGATAGATAGTGTGGCAAAAGAATGCAGTGGAGGTAGTGTAGGTAAATACTACAGTATCAAGCCGCTCAATTTGGAAGACTCCGAGAAGTTGTTTATTAGGAGAGCATTTGGCCCCAAGAGTACCTCTTGCCCAGGTGAgctgaaagctgcaatggataaTATTTTGAAGAAATGCAATGGACTACCGTTGGCCATTGTTAGCATTGGAAGCCTTTTGGCAAGCTATTCCTCTCCAGAGAGCAGCCATATGAGGGAAACAATTTGTAGATCAATTGGTGCACAGATGGAGAGCAACCCAACCCTTGTGGGAATGAGGAAAATCATTACACTTAGCTTCAACTACCTGCCTCATGACCTCAAGCGTTGCATGATGTACCTCTGCATTTTTCCAGAGGATTACCAGATCAGCAAGGATCGGCTCCTGAGAAGATGGATTGCCGAAGGATTGATACCTGAGAAGCGGGGGCTTACTTTGATGGAGACTGCAGAGGCCTACTTCAATGAGCTAGTGAATAGGAGTATGATTGACCAAGCCGGCTGTATAGTCACATACTATAATAGGGTGGATGTGTGTCAGGTGCACGACATGATGCTTGAGGTCATGGTGTCCAAATCCCTGGAGGCTAACTTTGTTAGCTTGGTAGGGGTTCAGTATGAAGGGATGTCATATGATATTGTCCGCCGCCTTTCCGTCCATGATTCAGAAAATGGGGGGAAATACTCTCAATCCGAGAGAACAGCAACGGGGAGAGGTATGGTGAACATTATTGAGGGGATGAACGTGCAGCATGTTCGATCATTGACCACATTTCAGTACGAAGGCCACAAGTTGCTACTTGATCAACTAGGAAAGTTCAAACTGCTGAGAGTACTTGATCTGGAAGATTGCAAGGACCTATTGAACAAGCATTTGAGGTACATTTGCAAGATGTACCTTCTTAAATTCTTGAGCTTGAGGGGTACGGATATCAGTTTATTGCCTCCTGAAGTCTGCAACCTAGAGTGA
- the LOC125547447 gene encoding disease resistance protein Pik-2-like isoform X2 — translation MERATQSLVSNVGQLMANEFWLLRAVGSEVGELRDELATMNAVLRMQSETEDGAVDHFIREWMKQVRELAYDADDCVDLYILRIKRRPSDGFLVRSKRLLATLFPRRLLAGSIRTLRARAIAISERHARYSASCQALRPSASFAPVPAVWAESAQALRPPDTDDPDQFVGIQEQAKTLVAMMEKEKDDKLQVFSIAGFGGLGKTTLAMEVCRQLEAKFDRQAQVSVSQAFDGGNDLRALLKRVLEQIVTVKSKNEKVTEEEEKQDSVGDIDGMDVEKLTSTLKEQLKDKRYLIVIDDVWTIAAWAAILSKLPKTTCGSRIIVTTRIDSVAKECSGGSVGKYYSIKPLNLEDSEKLFIRRAFGPKSTSCPGELKAAMDNILKKCNGLPLAIVSIGSLLASYSSPESSHMRETICRSIGAQMESNPTLVGMRKIITLSFNYLPHDLKRCMMYLCIFPEDYQISKDRLLRRWIAEGLIPEKRGLTLMETAEAYFNELVNRSMIDQAGCIVTYYNRVDVCQVHDMMLEVMVSKSLEANFVSLVGVQYEGMSYDIVRRLSVHDSENGGKYSQSERTATGRGMVNIIEGMNVQHVRSLTTFQYEGHKLLLDQLGKFKLLRVLDLEDCKDLLNKHLSEGAKS, via the exons atggagcgcgCGACGCAGTCCCTTGTGAGCAATGTTGGGCAGCTGATGGCCAACGAGTTCTGGCTGCTCCGCGCCGTGGGCAGCGAGGTCGGCGAGCTGAGGGACGAGCTGGCCACCATGAACGCCGTCCTCCGGATGCAGTCCGAGACCGAGGACGGCGCCGTGGACCACTTCATCCGGGAGTGGATGAAGCAGGTGCGCGAGCTGGCCTACGACGCCGACGACTGCGTCGACCTCTACATACTCCGCATCAAGCGCCGCCCGAGCGACGGCTTCCTCGTCAGGTCCAAGCGCCTGCTCGCGACTCTTTTCCCTCGCCGTCTCCTCGCCGGCAGCATCAGGACCCTGCGCGCCCGAGCCATCGCCATCAGCGAGCGTCATGCTCGCTACAGCGCTAGCTGCCAGGCACTACGCCCCTCGGCCTCTTTTGCCCCTGTGCCGGCGGTGTGGGCGGAGTCGGCCCAGGCCCTTCGCCCTCCCGACACCGACGACCCTGATCAGTTCGTCGGCATCCAGGAGCAGGCCAAGACCCTGGTCGCCATGATGGAGAAAGAGAAAGATGACAAGCTCCAAGTTTTCTCCATTGCGGGGTTCGGAGGGCTAGGCAAGACCACGCTAGCCATGGAAGTTTGCCGGCAGCTGGAGGCCAAGTTCGACCGCCAAGCGCAAGTGTCCGTGTCTCAGGCGTTCGACGGCGGGAACGACCTGCGGGCACTGCTGAAGCGCGTTCTTGAGCAGATTGTCACCGTCAAGTCAAAGAATGAGAAAGTCACCGAGGAAGAAGAGAAACAGGATTCCGTGGGTGACATTGACGGAATGGATGTGGAGAAGCTCACCAGCACGCTCAAGGAACAACTCAAGGACAAAAG GTACCTTATTGTGATTGATGATGTATGGACAATAGCAGCGTGGGCTGCAATTCTGTCCAAATTACCAAAAACCACATGTGGCAGCAGAATCATTGTGACCACTCGGATAGATAGTGTGGCAAAAGAATGCAGTGGAGGTAGTGTAGGTAAATACTACAGTATCAAGCCGCTCAATTTGGAAGACTCCGAGAAGTTGTTTATTAGGAGAGCATTTGGCCCCAAGAGTACCTCTTGCCCAGGTGAgctgaaagctgcaatggataaTATTTTGAAGAAATGCAATGGACTACCGTTGGCCATTGTTAGCATTGGAAGCCTTTTGGCAAGCTATTCCTCTCCAGAGAGCAGCCATATGAGGGAAACAATTTGTAGATCAATTGGTGCACAGATGGAGAGCAACCCAACCCTTGTGGGAATGAGGAAAATCATTACACTTAGCTTCAACTACCTGCCTCATGACCTCAAGCGTTGCATGATGTACCTCTGCATTTTTCCAGAGGATTACCAGATCAGCAAGGATCGGCTCCTGAGAAGATGGATTGCCGAAGGATTGATACCTGAGAAGCGGGGGCTTACTTTGATGGAGACTGCAGAGGCCTACTTCAATGAGCTAGTGAATAGGAGTATGATTGACCAAGCCGGCTGTATAGTCACATACTATAATAGGGTGGATGTGTGTCAGGTGCACGACATGATGCTTGAGGTCATGGTGTCCAAATCCCTGGAGGCTAACTTTGTTAGCTTGGTAGGGGTTCAGTATGAAGGGATGTCATATGATATTGTCCGCCGCCTTTCCGTCCATGATTCAGAAAATGGGGGGAAATACTCTCAATCCGAGAGAACAGCAACGGGGAGAGGTATGGTGAACATTATTGAGGGGATGAACGTGCAGCATGTTCGATCATTGACCACATTTCAGTACGAAGGCCACAAGTTGCTACTTGATCAACTAGGAAAGTTCAAACTGCTGAGAGTACTTGATCTGGAAGATTGCAAGGACCTATTGAACAAGCATTTGAG CGAAGGAGCTAAAAGCTGA